A region of Arabidopsis thaliana chromosome 5, partial sequence DNA encodes the following proteins:
- a CDS encoding S-adenosyl-L-methionine-dependent methyltransferases superfamily protein (S-adenosyl-L-methionine-dependent methyltransferases superfamily protein; FUNCTIONS IN: protein methyltransferase activity, methyltransferase activity; INVOLVED IN: protein amino acid methylation; LOCATED IN: cytoplasm; EXPRESSED IN: 22 plant structures; EXPRESSED DURING: 13 growth stages; CONTAINS InterPro DOMAIN/s: Ribosomal L11 methyltransferase, PrmA (InterPro:IPR010456), Bicoid-interacting 3 (InterPro:IPR010675); Has 30201 Blast hits to 17322 proteins in 780 species: Archae - 12; Bacteria - 1396; Metazoa - 17338; Fungi - 3422; Plants - 5037; Viruses - 0; Other Eukaryotes - 2996 (source: NCBI BLink).), with protein MGRDNDQKKNKKKRNRSNENEKSVEKVVANEEKVPTQQKQKQQQGQQGNCNQSKKKKNQEVYPFGNYRNYYGYRISNDTDEDPRLKVLKKEWFEGKDCLDIGCNSGIMTIHIAKKFGCRSILGVDIDTSRIEDAHWHLRKFVRMQNSTKPSEKKSSSEGADGVHGSKEPSVSLSNGEAKADSAETKDLSQIVSFQKENFVQTRNLDDNRYDTILCLSVTKWVHLNWGDDGLITLFSKIWRLLQPGGIFVMEPQPWKSYENNRRVSETTAMNYRTIVLRPDRFQEILLDKIGFRTVEDLTSSLSGASKGFDRQILAFQK; from the exons ATGGGTCGGGACAACgatcagaagaagaataagaagaagagaaacagaagtaatgagaatgagaagagtGTTGAGAAAGTAGTTGCTAATGAAGAGAAAGTCCCAACacagcagaagcagaagcaacAACAAGGACAACAAGGAAATTGTAAtcaaagcaagaagaagaagaatcaagaagtttATCCCTTCGGAAATTACAGAAACTACTATGGCTACCGA ATAAGCAATGACACGGATGAGGATCCTCGGCTTAAAGTGTTGAAGAAGGAATGGTTTGAAGGCAAAGACTGTCTTGACATTGGCTGCAACAGCGGCATCATGACTATTCATATtg CAAAAAAGTTCGGTTGCCGGAGCATTCTTGGAGTTGACATTGATACAA GTCGCATTGAGGATGCTCACTGGCATCTTAGGAAGTTTGTCAGAATGCAGAATTCTACTAAGCCTAGTGAAAAGAAATCTAGTTCTGAGGGTGCCGATGGAGTACATGGATCGAAGGAGCCATCTGTTTCTCTCTCCAATGGCGAGGCAAAGGCAGATAGTGCAGAAACTAAAGACTTGTCTCAGATTGTGTCGTTTCAGAAAGAGAATTTTGTTCAAACCCGAAATCTTGACGACAATCGTTATGATACAATTCTATG TTTGAGTGTGACAAAATGGGTTCATTTGAACTGGGGTGATGATGGTTTAATCACCttattttcaaagatttgGCGTCTTCTTCAACCG GGTGGTATCTTTGTAATGGAACCTCAGCCTTGGAAATCTTATGAAAACAATCGTCGTGTCTCAGag ACAACTGCAATGAATTACCGAACGATTGTTTTACGACCAGACCGTTTCCAAGAAATTCTTCTTGATAAG ATTGGGTTTAGAACAGTGGAAGATCTTACATCAAGCTTGTCCGGTGCAAGCAAAGGGTTTGATAGACAGATTCTTGCGTTCCAGAAATGA
- a CDS encoding S-adenosyl-L-methionine-dependent methyltransferases superfamily protein: MGRDNDQKKNKKKRNRSNENEKSVEKVVANEEKVPTQQKQKQQQGQQGNCNQSKKKKNQEVYPFGNYRNYYGYRISNDTDEDPRLKVLKKEWFEGKDCLDIGCNSGIMTIHIAKKFGCRSILGVDIDTSRIEDAHWHLRKFVRMQNSTKPSEKKSSSEGADGVHGSKEPSVSLSNGEAKADSAETKDLSQIVSFQKENFVQTRNLDDNRYDTILCLSVTKWVHLNWGDDGLITLFSKIWRLLQPGGIFVMEPQPWKSYENNRRVSEVCIYTQVYF, encoded by the exons ATGGGTCGGGACAACgatcagaagaagaataagaagaagagaaacagaagtaatgagaatgagaagagtGTTGAGAAAGTAGTTGCTAATGAAGAGAAAGTCCCAACacagcagaagcagaagcaacAACAAGGACAACAAGGAAATTGTAAtcaaagcaagaagaagaagaatcaagaagtttATCCCTTCGGAAATTACAGAAACTACTATGGCTACCGA ATAAGCAATGACACGGATGAGGATCCTCGGCTTAAAGTGTTGAAGAAGGAATGGTTTGAAGGCAAAGACTGTCTTGACATTGGCTGCAACAGCGGCATCATGACTATTCATATtg CAAAAAAGTTCGGTTGCCGGAGCATTCTTGGAGTTGACATTGATACAA GTCGCATTGAGGATGCTCACTGGCATCTTAGGAAGTTTGTCAGAATGCAGAATTCTACTAAGCCTAGTGAAAAGAAATCTAGTTCTGAGGGTGCCGATGGAGTACATGGATCGAAGGAGCCATCTGTTTCTCTCTCCAATGGCGAGGCAAAGGCAGATAGTGCAGAAACTAAAGACTTGTCTCAGATTGTGTCGTTTCAGAAAGAGAATTTTGTTCAAACCCGAAATCTTGACGACAATCGTTATGATACAATTCTATG TTTGAGTGTGACAAAATGGGTTCATTTGAACTGGGGTGATGATGGTTTAATCACCttattttcaaagatttgGCGTCTTCTTCAACCG GGTGGTATCTTTGTAATGGAACCTCAGCCTTGGAAATCTTATGAAAACAATCGTCGTGTCTCAGaggtgtgtatatatacacaagttTATTTCTAA
- a CDS encoding Pseudouridine synthase family protein (Pseudouridine synthase family protein; FUNCTIONS IN: pseudouridine synthase activity; INVOLVED IN: pseudouridine synthesis, RNA modification; LOCATED IN: cellular_component unknown; EXPRESSED IN: 23 plant structures; EXPRESSED DURING: 13 growth stages; CONTAINS InterPro DOMAIN/s: Pseudouridine synthase, RluC/RluD (InterPro:IPR006225), Pseudouridine synthase, catalytic domain (InterPro:IPR020103), Pseudouridine synthase, RsuA and RluB/C/D/E/F (InterPro:IPR006145), Pseudouridine synthase, RluC/RluD, conserved site (InterPro:IPR006224), RNA-binding S4 (InterPro:IPR002942); BEST Arabidopsis thaliana protein match is: Pseudouridine synthase family protein (TAIR:AT3G52260.2).) — protein sequence MKRKQQEDDNDDGVEKAVSPVLATTSNTMSTDLLLQSSSKLSQKQDYIFHGGRRHVRPYYFEFISHVNKRWTGKTIVDLFADEFKGRPRDYYVGAVKSGRIKVDGEIVPVSYIVKSSQKITHFLHRHEPPVMIDDVVILHQEPDVVTVCKPASVPVHPCGQYRKNTIVGILDAEHDLGTLFPIHRLDRLVSGLLIIARTAAKADFFRQQIEGGMVKKRYIAKVIGVFPEDEMIVDANINYNGSEGRSTAEDANSSGDDKKVKGKPACTKFTRIDTNGTHSLVSCEPVTGRTHQIRVHLQYTGHPIANDPLYLNQHIDNLETYIAKRIDAGERKIVSPDDYVYSSEDFSIDPMCTNCPKLIPQGYEEHDEALWLHCVQYCGTGWEYEWYQVDSLYSKILSFIDSKFYVIII from the exons ATGAAACGAAAGCAGCAAGAAGACGACAACGACGACGGCGTAGAGAAAGCCGTCTCTCCCGTCCTCGCCACTACCTCAAACACCATGAGTACTGATCTACTTTTACAGTCATCTTCTAAACTATCACAGAAACAGGACTACATCTTCCATGGAG GAAGACGCCATGTGAGACCTTACTACTTCGAGTTCATTTCTCAT GTGAACAAACGATGGACTGGGAAAACAATTGTGGATTTGTTTGCTGATGAATTTAAAGGACGGCCTCGTGATTATTAT GTTGGTGCAGTCAAATCTGGAAGAATCAAAGTTGATGGAGAAATTGTACCGGTTTCATACATTGTGAAATCATCCCAAAAGATTACTCACTTCCTCCACAG GCATGAACCACCGGTGATGATTGATGATGTTGTGATCCTTCATCAAGAACCTGACGTTGTTACTGTCTGCAAACCAGCTTCTGTTCCT GTGCATCCATGTGGTCAATACCGTAAGAACACGATTGTTGGCATCCTTGATGCTGAGCATGACCTAGGAACTCTATTTC CTATTCACAGATTAGACCGTTTGGTTTCTGGATTGCTTATCATAGCAAGAACTGCGGCAAAAGCTGATTTTTTCAGGCAACAG ATTGAGGGTGGAATGGTGAAGAAACGTTATATTGCAAAGGTTATTGGCGTGTTCCCAGAAGATGAG ATGATAGTCGACGCcaacataaattataatggCAGCGAAGGAAGAAGTACAGCAGAG GACGCCAATTCAAGTGGTGACGATAAGAAGGTGAAGGGGAAGCCTGCATGCACGAAGTTCACTAGAATCGATACAAATGGGACTCATAGCCTCGTCTCATGTGAACCAGTGACAGGGCGAACCCATCAA ATACGAGTGCATCTACAATATACAGGGCATCCCATAGCGAATGACCCTCTTTATCTCAATCAACACATAGATAATCTTGAGACCTACATTGCAAAAAGAATCGATGCGGGTGAGAGAAAGATTGTCTCCCCAGATGACTACGTGTATTCAAGCGAAGATTTCAGCATCGATCCAATGTGTACGAACTGCCCAAAGTTGATCCCACaagg ATATGAGGAGCATGACGAGGCTCTCTGGTTACATTGCGTTCAATACTGTGGAACTGGATGGGAATACGAAT GGTATCAAGTTGATTCATTGTATTCAAAGATTCTTTCATTTATCGATTCAAAGTTTTATGTCATTATCATATAA
- a CDS encoding Pseudouridine synthase family protein (Pseudouridine synthase family protein; FUNCTIONS IN: pseudouridine synthase activity; INVOLVED IN: pseudouridine synthesis, RNA modification; LOCATED IN: cellular_component unknown; EXPRESSED IN: 23 plant structures; EXPRESSED DURING: 13 growth stages; CONTAINS InterPro DOMAIN/s: Pseudouridine synthase, catalytic domain (InterPro:IPR020103), Pseudouridine synthase, RluC/RluD (InterPro:IPR006225), Pseudouridine synthase, RsuA and RluB/C/D/E/F (InterPro:IPR006145), RNA-binding S4 (InterPro:IPR002942), Pseudouridine synthase, RluC/RluD, conserved site (InterPro:IPR006224); BEST Arabidopsis thaliana protein match is: Pseudouridine synthase family protein (TAIR:AT3G52260.2); Has 18563 Blast hits to 18531 proteins in 2681 species: Archae - 12; Bacteria - 14066; Metazoa - 277; Fungi - 208; Plants - 208; Viruses - 0; Other Eukaryotes - 3792 (source: NCBI BLink).), translating into MKRKQQEDDNDDGVEKAVSPVLATTSNTMSTDLLLQSSSKLSQKQDYIFHGGRRHVRPYYFEFISHVNKRWTGKTIVDLFADEFKGRPRDYYVGAVKSGRIKVDGEIVPVSYIVKSSQKITHFLHRHEPPVMIDDVVILHQEPDVVTVCKPASVPVHPCGQYRKNTIVGILDAEHDLGTLFPIHRLDRLVSGLLIIARTAAKADFFRQQIEGGMVKKRYIAKVIGVFPEDEMIVDANINYNGSEGRSTAEDANSSGDDKKVKGKPACTKFTRIDTNGTHSLVSCEPVTGRTHQIRVHLQYTGHPIANDPLYLNQHIDNLETYIAKRIDAGERKIVSPDDYVYSSEDFSIDPMCTNCPKLIPQGYEEHDEALWLHCVQYCGTGWEYECPYPSWASL; encoded by the exons ATGAAACGAAAGCAGCAAGAAGACGACAACGACGACGGCGTAGAGAAAGCCGTCTCTCCCGTCCTCGCCACTACCTCAAACACCATGAGTACTGATCTACTTTTACAGTCATCTTCTAAACTATCACAGAAACAGGACTACATCTTCCATGGAG GAAGACGCCATGTGAGACCTTACTACTTCGAGTTCATTTCTCAT GTGAACAAACGATGGACTGGGAAAACAATTGTGGATTTGTTTGCTGATGAATTTAAAGGACGGCCTCGTGATTATTAT GTTGGTGCAGTCAAATCTGGAAGAATCAAAGTTGATGGAGAAATTGTACCGGTTTCATACATTGTGAAATCATCCCAAAAGATTACTCACTTCCTCCACAG GCATGAACCACCGGTGATGATTGATGATGTTGTGATCCTTCATCAAGAACCTGACGTTGTTACTGTCTGCAAACCAGCTTCTGTTCCT GTGCATCCATGTGGTCAATACCGTAAGAACACGATTGTTGGCATCCTTGATGCTGAGCATGACCTAGGAACTCTATTTC CTATTCACAGATTAGACCGTTTGGTTTCTGGATTGCTTATCATAGCAAGAACTGCGGCAAAAGCTGATTTTTTCAGGCAACAG ATTGAGGGTGGAATGGTGAAGAAACGTTATATTGCAAAGGTTATTGGCGTGTTCCCAGAAGATGAG ATGATAGTCGACGCcaacataaattataatggCAGCGAAGGAAGAAGTACAGCAGAG GACGCCAATTCAAGTGGTGACGATAAGAAGGTGAAGGGGAAGCCTGCATGCACGAAGTTCACTAGAATCGATACAAATGGGACTCATAGCCTCGTCTCATGTGAACCAGTGACAGGGCGAACCCATCAA ATACGAGTGCATCTACAATATACAGGGCATCCCATAGCGAATGACCCTCTTTATCTCAATCAACACATAGATAATCTTGAGACCTACATTGCAAAAAGAATCGATGCGGGTGAGAGAAAGATTGTCTCCCCAGATGACTACGTGTATTCAAGCGAAGATTTCAGCATCGATCCAATGTGTACGAACTGCCCAAAGTTGATCCCACaagg ATATGAGGAGCATGACGAGGCTCTCTGGTTACATTGCGTTCAATACTGTGGAACTGGATGGGAATACGAATGTCCTTATCCATCTTGGGCATCCCTTTAG
- a CDS encoding Mitochondrial import inner membrane translocase subunit Tim17/Tim22/Tim23 family protein (Mitochondrial import inner membrane translocase subunit Tim17/Tim22/Tim23 family protein; FUNCTIONS IN: protein transporter activity; INVOLVED IN: protein transport; LOCATED IN: mitochondrial inner membrane, chloroplast; CONTAINS InterPro DOMAIN/s: Mitochondrial inner membrane translocase complex, subunit Tim17/22 (InterPro:IPR003397); BEST Arabidopsis thaliana protein match is: unknown protein (TAIR:AT1G34630.1); Has 522 Blast hits to 429 proteins in 135 species: Archae - 0; Bacteria - 0; Metazoa - 235; Fungi - 150; Plants - 73; Viruses - 0; Other Eukaryotes - 64 (source: NCBI BLink).), with protein sequence MPSSFSKPDLDPSSSPPPISPLSQDSSEAERRLREAEERLRDAMAELQRRQRSAARGSHAELCDHADVSCVANAIGNLCQSFLLSYGVRVGIGILLRAFKLARGQSYSSLLDLKQLVSEKDLIVREEACRIGLLFGGFTGSYHALRCCLRKWRKKETPLNSVLAGSVAGLSILALDDSNQRRTLALYLLARLGQAAYNSAKSKNKFHLWGSHWRHGDSLLFSLACAQVMYSFIMRPETLPKSYREFIQKTGPVARPVYQAVRECCRGGPIDVASLSAYISSKNEASDVKVEEFASIIPCAAIHPNTNSCLAQNANAMSATFKKTFPLYFSLTFVPYVVLHLQKFMASPYRTSWLAIRDSVRSTSFLSAFVGIFQAFICAHRKVATKDHKLVYWFAGGAAALSVMLEKKPRRSELALYVLPRAGDSLWEILVNRHLLPDIKNAEVALFCGCMGGIMYYLEYEPDTMAPFLRGLIRRFLASQISNPSSKYPHSSSYSYLQTLDALKKPKTQESREGETPKAEEKYNLEAIPGL encoded by the exons ATGCCTTCTTCGTTCTCCAAGCCGGATTTagatccttcttcttcgcctcCACCGATTTCTCCTTTATCTCAAGACAGCTCGGAGGCTGAGCGCCGGCTTCGAGAAGCGGAGGAGAGGCTACGCGATGCCATGGCGGAGCTTCAGCGTAGACAACGCTCTGCGGCGCGTGGATCTCACGCGGAATTGTGTGATCACGCTGACGTTTCTTGCGTCGCCAATGCCATTGGGAATTTATGTCAgagctttcttctctcttatgGTGTTAGAGTTGGGATCGGGATTCTTCTTCGCGCTTTTAAGCTCGCTAGGGGACAGTCTTATTCGTCTCTTCTCGATCTTAAG CAACTTGTTTCAGAGAAAGATTTGATAGTTAGGGAGGAAGCATGTCGTATTGGTCTACTTTTTGGTGGCTTTACTGGCTCGTATCATGCCCTTAGATGCTGTTTGAGGAagtggagaaagaaagagacgcCATTGAATTC AGTCTTAGCAGGTTCAGTTGCGGGTTTGTCTATCTTGGCTTTAGATGATTCCAACCAGCGTCGCACACTTGCTCTATACCTCTTGGCTAGATTAGGCCAG GCGGCTTATAATTCCGCTAAGTCAAAGAACAAGTTCCATCTTTGGGGTAGCCATTGGAGACATGGAGATTCGTTACTTTTTTCTCTTGCATGTGCTCAG GTTATGTATTCCTTTATAATGCGTCCTGAAACCTTGCCAAAATCATATAGAGAATTTATTCAGAAGACTGGTCCAGTTGCAAGGCCTGTCTACCAAGCTGTAAGAGAGTGCTGCAGAGGTGGTCCAATTGATGTAGCCTCCTTGTCAGCCTATATTTCTAGTAAAAACGAAGCAAGCGACGTGAAGGTGGAAGAGTTTGCTTCCATCATTCCCTGTGCAGCTATTCATCCAAACACTAACTCGTGTCTGGCCCAAAATGCTAATGCAATGTCAGCTACATTCAAGAAAACATTTCCATTATATTTCTCCCTGACTTTTGTCCCATATGTTGTTCTACACCTACAAAAA TTCATGGCTTCTCCTTACCGGACATCTTGGCTTGCAATCAGAGATTCAGTTAGATCGACGTCCTTCTTGTCTGCTTTTGTTGGGATTTTTCAG GCTTTCATATGTGCCCATAGAAAAGTTGCAACCAAAGACCACAAGCTCGTTTATTGGTTTGCGGGTGGTGCAGCAGCCCTCTCAGTTATGCTGGAGAAGAAACCGAGACGCTCTGAGCTTGCTCTATATGTTCTTCCCCGAGCAGGAGATTCTCTGTGGGAGATACTTGTTAATCGCCACCTTCTTCCCGACATTAAAAATGCTGAG GTGGCTTTATTCTGTGGATGCATGGGAGGAATAATGTACTACCTCGAATATGAACCTGATACAATGGCTCCGTTTCTGAGGGGACTCATCCGTCGGTTTCTTGCTAGCCAAATAAGCAATCCTAGCAGCAAATACCCTCATAGTTCGTCCTATTCTTATCTCCAGACCCTAGATGCATTGAAGAAACCGAAAACGCAGGAGAGCCGAGAAGGCGAAACTCCGAAAGCCGAAGAAAAGTATAACTTGGAAGCAATTCCCGGTCTTTAG
- a CDS encoding Ankyrin repeat family protein (Ankyrin repeat family protein; CONTAINS InterPro DOMAIN/s: Ankyrin repeat-containing domain (InterPro:IPR020683), Ankyrin repeat (InterPro:IPR002110); BEST Arabidopsis thaliana protein match is: Ankyrin repeat family protein (TAIR:AT4G10720.1); Has 23468 Blast hits to 11643 proteins in 579 species: Archae - 38; Bacteria - 1696; Metazoa - 12874; Fungi - 1168; Plants - 2550; Viruses - 45; Other Eukaryotes - 5097 (source: NCBI BLink).): MDAFETHLPKEIVSDPLYNSFNPRSEEYVVAGKILRQRSVFDLDKNGFSPLHAAAAAGQVETVRATLGVEKKLCRLKDRDGKTPLHVATMRGKIDVIREIVASCVDCLEDETVQGQTALHLAVLHLEIEAVIAIVELITETNRFDVLNKKDEQGNTALHLATWRKNRQVIEVLVQAIPEESRSFEVNAMNKMGLSAMDLLVMFPSEAGDREIYEKLIEAGAQRGRDIGTTNVERTTSTSTCQERTMKSQSHKELVKYFTFKKHRDSPSEARSALLVVASLVATATFQASLTPPGGTWQDSSIPAVSQNTTNVNTTNQQAHTAGQSIMGTFNGVAFTLFVFFNTIGFSVSLSMLNILTLGFPLRFQLQICMIAMYFSHNTTMASIAPDHVKLYCILITSILAATTPGLMRLLENPIGMLAHFLDSRSQKICSMISLSCKRFVT, from the exons ATGGATGCTTTTGAGACTCATTTACCGAAGGAGATCGTCTCTGATCCTCTCTATAACTCCTTCAACCCAAGGAGTGAAGAGTATGTCGTCGCCGGAAAGATTCTCAGGCAGCGGTCAGTCTTTGACTTGGACAAAAACGGGTTTAGCCCTCTTCATGCAGCTGCGGCAGCCGGACAAGTAGAGACTGTGAGGGCAACTTTGGGGGTTGAAAAGAAGCTTTGCCGCTTAAAAGATAGAGATGGAAAGACTCCTCTACATGTGGCAACGATGAGAGGGAAAATCGATGTGATCAGAGAGATTGTAGCGAGCTGTGTTGATTGTTTAGAAGACGAGACCGTACAAGGTCAAACTGCTTTGCATCTTGCTGTTCTGCACCTAGAGATCGAAGCAGTCATAGCCATTGTTGAGTTGATCACAGAGACAAATCGATTTGATGTGTTGAATAAGAAAGATGAACAGGGTAACACTGCTCTTCATCTTGCAACCTGGAGAAAAAATCGCCAG GTGATTGAAGTGTTGGTTCAGGCAATACCAGAAGAATCAAGGTCATTTGAGGTGAATGCTATGAACAAGATGGGTCTATCAGCGATGGATTTGCTGGTTATGTTTCCGAGCGAAGCTGGCGATAGAGAAATCTATGAGAAACTCATCGAAGCTGGAGCTCAGAGAGGGCGAGACATTGGCACTACTAATGTCGAGAGAACCACTTCTACTTCCACATGCCAAGAGAGAACAATGAAGTCCCAAAGCCATAAAGAACTTGTCAAGTACTTCACTTTCAAAAAGCACAGAGACTCACCATCAGAAGCACGTAGCGCATTACTAGTGGTGGCTTCACTAGTCGCCACAGCCACGTTTCAGGCCAGCTTGACCCCACCAGGTGGAACCTGGCAAGATAGCTCAATACCTGCTGTATCCCAGAACACAACGAATGTGAATACTACAAATCAACAAGCTCATACAGCAGGGCAATCTATCATGGGGACCTTCAATGGAGTTGCTTTCactttgtttgtgttcttcaaCACAATTGGGTTTTCGGTTTCACTGTCTATGCTCAACATTCTCACCCTCGGGTTCCCATTGCGGTTCCAGCTTCAGATCTGTATGATTGCTATGTATTTCTCGCACAACACAACCATGGCCAGCATTGCACCTGATCATGTCAAGCTTTACTGCATTCTCATCACATCCATCCTCGCTGCTACCACCCCGGGTTTGATGAGGTTGCTCGAGAACCCTATTGGTATGCTCGCTCACTTCTTGGACTCCAGGTCACAAAAAATTTGCTCCATGATTTCACTTTCATGTAAACGTTTTGTAACATAA
- a CDS encoding U6 snRNA phosphodiesterase-like protein (unknown protein; CONTAINS InterPro DOMAIN/s: Uncharacterised protein family UPF0406 (InterPro:IPR019146); Has 30201 Blast hits to 17322 proteins in 780 species: Archae - 12; Bacteria - 1396; Metazoa - 17338; Fungi - 3422; Plants - 5037; Viruses - 0; Other Eukaryotes - 2996 (source: NCBI BLink).), with amino-acid sequence MEALRASYGDSSSDSDTDDLSPASPVTANSGEKDSISLPPPPLALLDSIVSTGSLDFFSTEPGVRVRNFPHVDGNYALHVYVPVCIPPLPKKEIVCFLKKVASVVPHLHLVEADVPLSILCKDDQKFERALGREFHISLGRNVPLRVHQINSVISMLRQKLQLQKRYLIDFNKWEVFVNDDHTRSFLSLEITTSGLSEISKQIDAVNEVYKLHNLPEFYKDPRPHISLVWALGDIRTSLKGAVDVELRKLRAGGCVQNRIFTSKFCGIECKIGNKTHKICKLPDE; translated from the exons ATGGAAGCATTGAGAGCGTCCTACGGCGACTCTTCATCGGATTCCGATACCGATGATCTTTCTCCGGCGAGTCCCGTTACTGCAAATTCTGGAGAGAAAGATTCGATTTCCTTGCCTCCTCCACCGCTTGCGCTTCTCGATTCCATTGTATCCACAG GTTCACTGGATTTCTTCTCAACAGAGCCTGGAGTTCGTGTAAGAAACTTTCCTCATGTCGATGGAAATTACGCTTTGCACGTTTACGTACCTG TTTGTATACCTCCACTGCCAAAGAAGGAGattgtatgttttttaaaGAAGGTTGCATCAGTTGTTCCTCATCTTCATTTGGTAGAGGCTGATGTGCCACTCAGCATTCTATGCAAGGATGATCAGAAGTTTGAGCGTGCCTTGGGGAGAGAGTTCCACATAAGCTTAGGAAGAAACGTTCCACTACGTGTTCATCAGATTAACTCGGTGATTTCTATGCTTCGGCAAAAGCTTCAGTTGCAGAAGAG ATACTTGATAGATTTCAATAAGTGGGAAGTCTTTGTGAATGATGACCATACTCGCTCTTTCCTTTCTTTGGAAATCACTACTTCAGGACTATCCGAG ATAAGTAAGCAAATTGATGCTGTTAATGAAGTTTACAAGCTCCACAATCTGCCGGAGTTCTACAAG gatCCGCGGCCGCATATATCCTTGGTCTGGGCGTTGGGTGATATTAGAACTTCCCTAAAGGGAGCTGTTGACGTGGAACTTAGGAAGCTTAGAGCAGGTGGTTGTGTGCAGAATCGTATCTTCACCTCTAAGTTTTGTGGGATCGAGTGTAAGataggaaacaaaacacacaaaatatgTAAACTCCCagatgaataa